GGATGTCCCACCGGGACTTCGTGGCTTGGGAATCACTTTTATCACCGTCGGTTTGATGGCGATGGCTTTCATGGCCTTCGGCGGCATCTAAACATCTGCTGCGACGCGTCAGGCGTCGCGGTAGCGTTTAACTTTTTCAAATTTATGCATTCTGGAAACACTGGTAACGAGTAATTTCCCTATGACCATTTTCTTCGGCGTATTGATGTTCACCGGGGTCATCTTCCTGCTGGTTGGCGTGATTCTGGGTGCAAAAAAGATCTTGGTCCCCTCGGGCGACGTCAAGATCAACATCAACGAACAAAAAGATATCAGCGTCCCCGCCGGGGGCAAATTGCTGGGCGCGTTGGCCGACGCGGGCATCTTCGTTTCCAGCGCCTGCGGTGGCGGTGGTACCTGTGCACAGTGCAAGGTGAAGGTTCTCGACGGTGGTGGAGAGATTCTCGACACCGAACGCAACCATATCTCCAAGAAAGAAGCTGCCTGTGGCGAGCGTCTGTCGTGTCAAGTTGCTGTTAAGCAAGACATGAAAGTCGAAGTGCCACACGAAGCCTTCGAGACTAAGAAGTGGGAGTGCACCGTTCGCAGCAATAACAACGTCGCGACCTTCATCAAAGAATTGGTGTTGGAATTGCCCGAAGGGGAAGACGTTGCGTTTAAGGCGGGCGGTTACATCCAGATCGAATGTCCACCGCACACGGTCCACTACAAGGACTTTGATATCGAATCGAAGTTCCACGAGGACTGGGACAAGTTCAACATTTGGCGTTACACATCGGTTGTCGACGAAGAAGTCGTTCGCGCTTATTCGATGGCAAACTATCCCGGCGAAAAAGGGATCATCATGCTGAACGTGCGCGTCGCGTCGCCGCCGCCACGTGCTCCTGAAGACACCCCTCCGGGCAAGATGTCCAGCTACATCTTCGGTCTCAAGCCGGGCGACAAGGTGACGATCAGCGGTCCTTATGGTGAGTTCTTCATCAAGGATACCGATTCGGAAATGGTCTACATCGGTGGTGGTGCTGGTATGGCTCCGCTGCGTAGTCACTTGTTCGAGTTGTTCCGCAACTTGAAGACCGGCCGCAAAGTTAGCTACTGGTACGGTGGACGAAGTCATCGCGAATTGTTCTACGTCGATCATTTCCGCAAGATCGAAGAAGAGTTCCCGAACTTCAAGTTCAACATCGCGCTCAGCGAACCGTTGCCTGAAGACAACTGGACTGGATACCGCGGCTTCATCCACCAAGTCCTCTACAACGAATACTTGAAGGATCATCCGGCTCCCGAAGACATCGAGTACTACATCTGTGGTCCGCCCATGATGAACGCAGCTGTCTTCAATCTGTTGGATGACCTGGGCGTCGAAAAAGAAAACGTCGCATACGACGATTTCGGCGGCTAAGGGCCGGCGGACGGCAATACTGCAAACCGGTTTCGCATTCGGCGACGCCGGTCGCAATCAAAGCTTTATGACAGGACCTCGAATCGAATTCGAGGTCCTGTTTTTTTATGGATGGACCTATCGAGAGTTGTCGCGCGGCGATTCTCGGGAAGTTTGCATGGTCGCGTGAAGAGCGATTGCCGGCCAGGCGATTCCGCATCGCGAATGCAAGTCGCATGCAGGAGGGGCTTGATCAGCTAGAGCATCCGAGGGTGAAGAGGCGACTCGGAGAGGCGCAAGCCTCGGTGGTTGGGGATTGAAGAGCGTCGGCAGCTTAGCGGCCGCTGTAGCTGGCGATGTCGGGACCTTCGCCGAACAGAACGCTATCGATTTCGCGGTCGGTGGTGATCGGATCGGCAAGCTCACGCCAGGAATTGACTCCCGGTTCGTTGAGCGACCATCGCAATCGCACCGCGCGGTCTCCGACCCAGGCGGGGAATTCGACAGCCGAATCGTCTCCTTCGACGATCTCCGCACCGATCGCTGTCAGTTCGCTGATGAACGCGCGAATCTGGCGACGATCTTCGTCGAGCGAGCGCCGCATCGCTTCGAGTTCTTCGTGGTAAGGCCCCGAGGAGGCATCGGGACGCGACATCAGGACTTCATCGACTCGCGACTGCCGCAATTTGACAGCTTCGCGCAGTTCTTTGATGTCCGACACGATCGCACTGACCAGCGGCAGGGTCTTGTCGGCCTTGGCGGGCGTGAACCAGCGAGTTGCAGCAGCGGTGGTGGTCATGGCAGTTACGATTTCTTGGATGGGGGCCGAGCTTAAAAATCGTGGAGAGCCCTGTGGTTTCCCAACGACTCCATTACCTATTATGTAAGACTAATTCGCAAGCCCCATTGGTTCCCAAGGAATCAAAGAGTTTTTCGATTAGCCGGTCAGAAACAACATGAAAAGTTACGGATGTTCGTTTGGTTCGGCAAGTGATGCCGGCCGGAACGGTCCGTCGATATCGCGGTGGTACCAGGGAATTGTTCGTCTCTTGGAACCTGCGGTCAACCAATCCCCTGCTACCATCCATTGTAATGATCGATCCAGTCCCTGACACATCCGAGGGCGACCACTCGGCGAACTTTAGTGCGTCGCGGGGGCGTTTGGTGCTGGTTCCAACCCCTGGGGAATTGGGCCGGGTTCACCGTTCGCTGGTCGCCGCAACCTCAGTCAGGTTAGAGCTTTGCGGTTTTGGACCGATCGCCGCGGCAGCGCGAACTGCCAGCCTGATTGCACTGCATCGACCGGCTCGAGTTTTTTTAGTCGGAATCGCCGGCGCGGTCGGAGAGCGGTTGGCGGTTGGCCAAGCTAGCGAATTCGATTCGGTCAGCTGCCACGGGATCGGCGCTGGAGGCGGTTCCGACTTTCAAAGTGCCAGCGAATTGGGCTGGAAACAGTGGTCGCCGGAGACGGGCGACGCCATTGGGGACCGTCTCGCGTTGACTACCGCCGCCGCCGCGGAGGCCGATCGGGATTTGGTCACCGTCTGTTCGGCATCGGCAAGCGAGGCCGACGTGCAAGCCTATTTGCAGCGTTTCCCCGAAGCGGTAGCCGAGGATATGGAGGGCTTTGCCGTGGCGATGGCCTGCCGGATGCACGGTATTCCGCTGACGATCGTCCGTGGAATTTCAAACATCGCCGGGGATCGGGACAAGTCGCGATGGCGAATCACAGCGGCGTTGGACGCCGCCAGCGAATTGTTGCAACACGTCTTAGATCGTCCGGCCAACGGAGCAAATAGCGGATGAAAATTCGACTCGGAATATCAACCTGCCCAAACGACACTTTCACATTTCACGCCTTGATGGAGCGGTTGGTCGATTGGCGAGGGCTCGATTTCGAAATCGAACTGCTCGACATTCAACAGCTGAACGATCGCTTGTTCGCCGGCGATTTTGACGTCGCCAAAACCAGCTTCCACGCCGCGCTGCTGTTGGCCGATCAGACGCTGGTTCTGCCCAGCGGATCGGCGCTTGGGTTTGGCGTCGGCCCGTTGCTGCTTTCGGCTCGCGAGGGGCAGGTTCCGGATTCGCTTTCACAGATGACACTCTGCCCCGGACGACACACCACGGCAACGTTACTGTTTCAGTTGTTCTATCCCCAAAAGACGGAGCTGCAGCAGGTCGTCTTTTCGCAGATCATGCCGATGCTGCGACGCGGCGAAGCCGACTTTGGCGTCTGCATTCACGAGGGACGATTCACTTGGCAGTCCGAGGGGCTTGGGCTGGTGGAGGATCTCGGCACGCGATGGGAATCCGAAACCGGGTGCCCTTTGCCGCTGGGCGGTTTGGTCGCGCGGCGAAGCTTGCCCGACGAGACGCTGGCGCGGGTGCAGGGCGTGATTCACGATTCGCTCTGCTTCGCGATGGCCGATCGCAGCGCGGCGATTCCGACGATGCGACGATATGCCCAGGAGTTCAACGACGAAGTTTTGATGCAGCACGTCGACCTGTACGTCAACGATTGGACTGTCGATCTGGGGCCGGTCGGTGCGAACGCGCTCAGCCAGCTTTCCCAGCGTGCGGCGGCCAGCGGAATCTTGCCGAGTGGCTTGGAACCGTTACAGGTCTGGGGTCGCTAGTGTCGATGGGGTTAGTTGATCCATTCATCGGCGTTTCAATGGCGCGGTGCATTCCGGGCCAAAACTTCGGCCTGCACCTTGTTTCACTGCGGTGAATCGAGGACGATCAGAAAGTGTTGCACATCGTCTCACGCCCTCCCTCCAAGCGACCCCTCAGCGGCCTTCAATGAGTCTATTTGTCTTTGGTCACAAGAATCCCGATACCGATGCGATTTGTTCGGCGCTGGCCTATGCGAACTTATTAAAGAAGACCTCTCGGCCCGATGCGATTGCGTGCTGCTGCGGTCCGCCCAACAAGCGGACGGAGTTTGTCTTGCGAAGGGCGGGGCTCGATACGCCGCGAATCGTAATGGATGTCCGTCCGGAAGTCGAAGACGTTTGCCGCACCGATGTCGTCACCGCTTGTGATACCGACATCTTTTCGGAGGTCTACGAGCGACTGAAGCAACATTCCTTGCGAGCGATCCCGGTTCTTTCCAGCGAAGGCGAATTGGTCGGGATTCTCAACTTGTTGGATCTGTTGGAGCTGGTCTTCCACGGCGACGGCGATCCGACCAAGTCGCGGACCGTCAATTCCAGCCTGGCCAAGATCTGCGAATGTCTGAAGGGGCACTTCCAACATGTCAGCAACGCCGACCAACGCGATGACTTTATCGTCAGCGTGGGGGCGATGAGTGCTCACGGTTTCGTCGAACACATCAAAGACTACCCGCCCGAAAAGTTGTTGGTCGTCAGCGGCGATCGCCCGACGATCCAGTTGCCGGCGTTGGAGCGTGGCGTTCGGTGTTTAGTTGTCACCGGCGGATACACCCTTTCGCCCGGCCTGCTGGAACTGGCCAAAGCCAAAGACGTTTCGGTGCTGGTCAGTCCATTCGACACCGCGACGACGACGGTTCGAATCAAAAGTGCTCGCGGGATCGGACCGGCGATCACCGATCGATTCCTCTCGTTGTCGAACAAGGACACGATCGCTTACGCCCGGTCGAGCGTCGAGCGTTCGCGGCAGTCGATCTTTCCCGTCGTCGACGATTCGCAGCGACTGTGTGGCGTGTTGTCGAAATCGGATCTGATCGATCCTCCGAAACCTCAGTTGGTGCTTGTCGATCACAACGAATTGGGGCAGGCGGTCGACGGAGCTGCCGAGGCGGAGATTATCGAAGTCTTGGATCACCATCGTCTTGGCGGCGGGCTGCGTTCGAGCCAGCCGATCCGGTTTATCAACGAACCCGTTGGTTCGACGTGCACGTTGGTGGCGATGCGATATCGCGCCGCGGGGATCGAACCGACCCCGGCTTATGCGCTCTGCATGGCCTCGGGGATCATCTCCGACACGATCAAGCTGCGGTCGCCGACGACAACCGACATCGATCGCGAGATCTATGGCTGGTTGGCGAGTCTATGTACTTGTGACCTGGACGAATTCGCTCACGATTTCTTCGAGATCGGATCGGCGCTGCAGACCTGCAGTCCCGAAGAGGTTGTCGCCGAGGACTGCAAGGAGTTCAGCGAAGCGGGGCATCGGTTCTCGATTTCGCAGATCGAAGAGCTCGGCTTCGGCCTGTTCTGGGATCGGCAGCAAGAGATCCGCAAAGCGCTCGAAGGGCATGCCAAGGAGAAGGGGCTCGACTTTGCCGCTCTGCTGGTCACCGACATCAGTTCGTCGGGCAGCCTGTTGATGATGTCGAGCGAACCGGCCTGTTGGGAAGAGATCAATTACCCACGCGTCGGCCGCAATCTCTACAAGCTGGAAAACGTGGTCAGCCGCAAGAAGCAATTGTTGCCGCTGATCTGCAGCCTGTTGGATTCGCAGCCCGAACCGATGGAGTAGCAGCCCGTTTCACGTCTTATGCTTTCTTGACTTGAGACGGGCGTCAGGTGCCACAGCGACGCGTGCGGTAGCGACTCCACCACTAAGTAGTCCACGCCTGCAATGTCCATAATTGGCGTCCTGTTCCCGGCGTAGTATTGATAGAGATTCCGCGATAAAGGGCCCCACAAATGTCGTCTGCGTTGGCTTGCTCAGCGTCGATCGGCGTTTCAATAAACGGGACACTAATTCGCTCTGATCCTCGCTGATGAAACCTCGGCAGTTTTAGTGATCAGGCGAATCTGCCGGGTGCGGGGTTGATTAGCGTCGATCCGTGGAGATCGGCGTTTCAAGAAGCGGGACACTAATTCGCTCTGATCCTCGCTGATGAAACCTCGGCAGTTTTGGTGACCGAGCGAACCTGCCGGGTGCGGGCTTGCTTCGCGTCGCTCAGTGGAAATCCGTGTTTCAAGAAGCGGGACACTAATTCGCTCTGATCCTCGCTGATGAAACCTCGGCAGTTTTGGTGACCAGGCGAATCTGCCGGGTGCGGGTTTGATTAGCGTCGATCAGTGGAGATCGGCGTTTGAAGAAACGGGACTCTAATTCGCTCTGATCTTCGCTGATGAAACCTCGGCAGTTTTGGTGACCGAGCGAACCTGCCGGGTGCGGGCTTGCTTCGCGTCGTTCAGTGGAAATCCGTGTTTCAATAAACGGGACACTAATTCTCTCTGATCTTCGCTGATGGGAATCCAGCAGTTTTGGTGACTAGGCGAATCTGCCGGGTGCGGGGTTGATTAGCGTCGATCCGTGGAGATCGGCGTTTCAAGAAGCGGGACACTAATTCGCTCTGATCTTCGCTGATGAAACCCGAACAGTATTGGTGCCCGAGCGAATCTGCCGGGTGTGGGTTTGATTAGCGTTGATCAGTGGAAATCAGTGGAAATCAGTGGTTCAAGAAACGGGACACTAATTCGCCCTGATCTTCGCTGATGAGAATCTAGGTTGTTTTACTTGGGACGCTTCTCTGGCGATCCAATCCACGATTGCTTTCGCGACGCCGGCGACTGTCGGCGATGTCCGTTTCGGTTCTCGCTGCGCGTTGTTTCTCGCAGTCGCCGCTCTCTCCACATCGGCGCAGCGACGGTTCACCTGCGCCCACCCAATCTTTACGCCTTCATGAATCGCTTTTCGATTTCCAGCAGCTTGGCCAGGCGTCGTGCGTGGCGTTCCGACGGGGTGTAGCGAGCGTTCATGAATGCGCGAATGCATTCCATTGCTAGCTCGGGGCCGATGATCCGGGCTCCGATGCACAACACGTTCATGTCGTCGTGTTCGACCCCTTGGCGGGCGGAATAGCTATCGTGGCAGAGTGCGGCGCGGATGCCGGGGATTTTGTTAGCTGCCACGCTGACGCCGACGCCGCTGCCGCAGACCAGGATCCCGCGGTCGGCTTTTCCCGATCGGATCGCTTCGCCAACGGCCAGGGCGAAGTCGGGGAAATCGCTGCTGGTTTCATCGTGAGCGCCACAATCGATGATCTGCAGATGCTGATCGGTGAGGGTTTGAGTGACCACCGATTTCAGCGGGAATCCGGCGTGATCGCCGCCGATGGCGTAAATCAGAGAAGATGCGTTGCTCATGGGCTGTGTTAAACGATCCTGGTTCTGGTTTTGTTTGAATTTGATTGGAATATTGCCGGGGGAAACGACGACGTCCGTTGTGGCGACTAGGCGATTCTGATAGCCTTTCGTGTTGCTATCGCTGTTTTTTATTGTCAATCGCAAGGGTCGATTGAGAGCAGCTCGGCAATACTCTAACCCCGCTGGGATCGCGTTTTAGCTTCTCATCGAAGCTTCGTAAACATGGCGTCTAAATCAAAAGCCGTTTACGACAAGCAGCCACGCGAATCCGATCCTCAGCAACTGAGTCTTTCATGGTTAATCGAAATCTGATCCGTTCCCTCGAAGATGACACTCTGGCCAATGAACTGTTGGGACTGGCCCCCGACGAAGAACTAGAAGATATGTTGTTGGAGGCCTTTGAGGTCGAACAGCAAGACTTCGATGTCAACAAAATTGTAATCGGCCGTATCGTCGAACTGAACGACGAATGGGCCCTGGTCGATGTCGGCTTCAAGAGCGAAGGAACGGTCCCGTTAAACGAATGGGGCCCCGACGAAGATCCGCCCGTGGTTGGCGGCAGCGTCCAAGTCCTGATCGAAGAGATGGAGGACGAGCTGGGTGGTGCGGACGACCCTTACGGAATGATTTCGCTGAGCAAGCGAAAGGCCGAGAAGATCGTCCAGTGGGAAAAGATGATGGAATCGGTTGCCGAGGACCAAGTGGTCACCGGTACCGTGATTCGCAAGATCAAGGGCGGCCTGTTGGTCGACATCGGCGTCAACGTCTTCCTGCCAGGAAGCCAAGTCGATATCCGTCGCCCTGGCGATATCGGAGATTTCATCGGTCGCGTGATCCAAGCCGAAGTCTTGAAGATCGACGACACTCGCCGCAACATCGTGATCAGCCGCCGTTCGTTGATCGAGAAGCAGCGTGAAGAAGATCGCGCTTACTTGATGCAAGAATTGGAAGTTGGCCAGATCCGCAAGGGTATCGTCAAGAACATCGCCGACTTCGGTGCGTTCGTCGACCTGGGCGGAATCGAC
Above is a genomic segment from Rosistilla ulvae containing:
- the nqrF gene encoding NADH:ubiquinone reductase (Na(+)-transporting) subunit F — encoded protein: MTIFFGVLMFTGVIFLLVGVILGAKKILVPSGDVKININEQKDISVPAGGKLLGALADAGIFVSSACGGGGTCAQCKVKVLDGGGEILDTERNHISKKEAACGERLSCQVAVKQDMKVEVPHEAFETKKWECTVRSNNNVATFIKELVLELPEGEDVAFKAGGYIQIECPPHTVHYKDFDIESKFHEDWDKFNIWRYTSVVDEEVVRAYSMANYPGEKGIIMLNVRVASPPPRAPEDTPPGKMSSYIFGLKPGDKVTISGPYGEFFIKDTDSEMVYIGGGAGMAPLRSHLFELFRNLKTGRKVSYWYGGRSHRELFYVDHFRKIEEEFPNFKFNIALSEPLPEDNWTGYRGFIHQVLYNEYLKDHPAPEDIEYYICGPPMMNAAVFNLLDDLGVEKENVAYDDFGG
- a CDS encoding DUF2203 family protein, translated to MTTTAAATRWFTPAKADKTLPLVSAIVSDIKELREAVKLRQSRVDEVLMSRPDASSGPYHEELEAMRRSLDEDRRQIRAFISELTAIGAEIVEGDDSAVEFPAWVGDRAVRLRWSLNEPGVNSWRELADPITTDREIDSVLFGEGPDIASYSGR
- the mqnB gene encoding futalosine hydrolase; protein product: MIDPVPDTSEGDHSANFSASRGRLVLVPTPGELGRVHRSLVAATSVRLELCGFGPIAAAARTASLIALHRPARVFLVGIAGAVGERLAVGQASEFDSVSCHGIGAGGGSDFQSASELGWKQWSPETGDAIGDRLALTTAAAAEADRDLVTVCSASASEADVQAYLQRFPEAVAEDMEGFAVAMACRMHGIPLTIVRGISNIAGDRDKSRWRITAALDAASELLQHVLDRPANGANSG
- a CDS encoding menaquinone biosynthesis family protein, producing MKIRLGISTCPNDTFTFHALMERLVDWRGLDFEIELLDIQQLNDRLFAGDFDVAKTSFHAALLLADQTLVLPSGSALGFGVGPLLLSAREGQVPDSLSQMTLCPGRHTTATLLFQLFYPQKTELQQVVFSQIMPMLRRGEADFGVCIHEGRFTWQSEGLGLVEDLGTRWESETGCPLPLGGLVARRSLPDETLARVQGVIHDSLCFAMADRSAAIPTMRRYAQEFNDEVLMQHVDLYVNDWTVDLGPVGANALSQLSQRAAASGILPSGLEPLQVWGR
- a CDS encoding putative manganese-dependent inorganic diphosphatase, yielding MSLFVFGHKNPDTDAICSALAYANLLKKTSRPDAIACCCGPPNKRTEFVLRRAGLDTPRIVMDVRPEVEDVCRTDVVTACDTDIFSEVYERLKQHSLRAIPVLSSEGELVGILNLLDLLELVFHGDGDPTKSRTVNSSLAKICECLKGHFQHVSNADQRDDFIVSVGAMSAHGFVEHIKDYPPEKLLVVSGDRPTIQLPALERGVRCLVVTGGYTLSPGLLELAKAKDVSVLVSPFDTATTTVRIKSARGIGPAITDRFLSLSNKDTIAYARSSVERSRQSIFPVVDDSQRLCGVLSKSDLIDPPKPQLVLVDHNELGQAVDGAAEAEIIEVLDHHRLGGGLRSSQPIRFINEPVGSTCTLVAMRYRAAGIEPTPAYALCMASGIISDTIKLRSPTTTDIDREIYGWLASLCTCDLDEFAHDFFEIGSALQTCSPEEVVAEDCKEFSEAGHRFSISQIEELGFGLFWDRQQEIRKALEGHAKEKGLDFAALLVTDISSSGSLLMMSSEPACWEEINYPRVGRNLYKLENVVSRKKQLLPLICSLLDSQPEPME
- the rpiB gene encoding ribose 5-phosphate isomerase B, producing the protein MSNASSLIYAIGGDHAGFPLKSVVTQTLTDQHLQIIDCGAHDETSSDFPDFALAVGEAIRSGKADRGILVCGSGVGVSVAANKIPGIRAALCHDSYSARQGVEHDDMNVLCIGARIIGPELAMECIRAFMNARYTPSERHARRLAKLLEIEKRFMKA